In one window of Desulfovermiculus halophilus DSM 18834 DNA:
- a CDS encoding YggS family pyridoxal phosphate-dependent enzyme codes for MDAAKDIIDRWENIRGRIVQSARNCGRNPEEITLVAVSKTHPARSVRVLAQAGHLDFGENYVQEALDKQEELADLNMRWHFIGRLQSNKAKFLPGRFHLIHSLDRVKTAQALDHNCAKHSVVQAVLLQVNLAGEDQKGGIPEADLIPASREIDALPGLDIQGLMCMPPFFDDQERARPFFRRLAQLRSQLENELGHALPHLSMGMSGDYPAAVEEGATLLRIGTSIFGARDLN; via the coding sequence AAAGGACATCATCGACCGCTGGGAAAACATCCGCGGCAGAATAGTCCAAAGTGCGCGGAACTGCGGACGCAATCCGGAGGAGATTACCCTTGTCGCCGTGTCCAAGACACATCCGGCCCGGTCCGTGCGAGTCCTGGCCCAGGCCGGACATCTGGATTTCGGCGAAAACTACGTTCAGGAAGCCCTGGACAAACAGGAGGAGCTCGCTGACCTCAATATGCGCTGGCACTTCATCGGCCGCCTGCAATCCAATAAGGCCAAGTTCCTCCCCGGCCGATTCCACCTCATCCACTCCCTGGACCGGGTGAAGACCGCCCAGGCCCTGGACCATAACTGTGCAAAGCATTCCGTGGTCCAGGCAGTCCTTTTGCAGGTCAACCTGGCCGGGGAAGACCAGAAAGGCGGGATCCCGGAGGCGGATCTCATCCCCGCCTCCCGGGAGATCGATGCCCTGCCCGGCCTTGACATCCAGGGCCTGATGTGCATGCCCCCCTTTTTCGACGATCAGGAGCGGGCCAGGCCTTTCTTCCGCCGATTGGCTCAGCTCCGCTCTCAGCTGGAAAACGAACTGGGGCACGCCCTTCCTCATCTGTCCATGGGCATGAGCGGTGATTACCCGGCAGCCGTGGAAGAAGGAGCCACCCTGCTTCGCATAGGGACTTCCATCTTTGGAGCCCGGGACTTAAATTGA